The following are encoded in a window of Eschrichtius robustus isolate mEscRob2 chromosome 1, mEscRob2.pri, whole genome shotgun sequence genomic DNA:
- the PNP gene encoding purine nucleoside phosphorylase produces the protein MANGFTYEDYQNTAKWLLSHTKHRPQVAVICGSGLGGLSDKLTQAQIFDYSEIPNFPKSTVPGHAGRLVFGILNGRGCVMMQGRFHMYEGYPLWKVTFPVRVFQLLGVDTLVVTNAAGGLNPRFEVGDIMLIRDHINLPGFCGENPLRGPNDERFGVRFPAMSDAYDRDMRQKAHSIWKQMGEQRELQEGTYVMVAGPTFETVAECRLLQKLGADAVGMSTVPEVIVARHCGLRVFGFSLITNKVIWDYESREKANHKEVLDAGKQAAQKLEQFVSILMASIPLPDNAS, from the exons ATGGCCAACGG aTTCACGTATGAAGATTATCAGAACACTGCAAAATGGCTTTTGTCTCACACCAAACACCGACCTCAAGTGGCGGTGATCTGTGGTTCTGGGTTAGGAGGTCTGAGTGACAAATTAACTCAGGCCCAGATCTTTGACTACAGTGAAATACCGAACTTTCCCAAAAGTACAG TGCCAGGTCATGCTGGTCGACTGGTGTTTGGGATCTTGAATGGCAGAGGCTGTGTGATGATGCAGGGCAGGTTCCACATGTATGAAGGCTACCCGCTCTGGAAG GTGACATTCCCAGTGAGGGTTTTCCAGCTTCTGGGTGTGGACACCCTAGTGGTCACCAATGCAGCTGGAGGGCTCAACCCCAGGTTTGAGGTTGGAGATATCATGCTGATCCGCGATCACATCAATCTACCTGGTTTCTGCGGTGAGAACCCTCTCAGAGGGCCCAATGATGAAAG GTTTGGAGTTCGTTTCCCTGCCATGTCTGATGCCTATGACCGGGATATGAGGCAGAAGGCTCACAGTATCTGGAAACAAATGGGAGAGCAGAGAGAGTTACAGGAAGGAACCTATGTGATGGTGGCAGGCCCCACCTTTGAGACTGTGGCAGAGTGTCGTCTGCTGCAGAAGCTGGGGGCAGATGCTGTTG GCATGAGCACAGTACCAGAAGTTATAGTTGCAAGGCACTGTGGTCTTCGAGTCTTTGGCTTCTCTCTCATCACTAACAAGGTCATCTGGGATTATGAAAGCCGGGAGAAGGCCAATCACAAGGAAGTACTAGATGCCGGGAAGCAAGCTGCGCAGAAATTGGAGCAATTTGTCTCCATTCTTATGGCTAGCATTCCACTGCCTGACAATGCCAGTTAA